tattatcAGCCATGTATAAaccaaaattatatacaagttCGCAAATTATTCAAGAACCATTTAGAAATTGTTCAAGAACAATTTATGAACTTTATTTATACGTAACTTTAGAACATCTTGCTttcataacattaatattattggcaaatagttcatatatttatatataaattaatatgtataagCTCAGAAATAATTGGAATGTTTAAACTTTTCAGAATAAATTGTCtaaacattattatactttacatgatctacaatataattatgacTGTTTACATCAGGCATATTTAGCACTTTTCCACTTCTGTGTCTACTATTGCAATCATTAATGAAAGCATTTAATGGAATCATAATAATCTCATCTCACCTATCAACAATTTGTATGTCTTGCGCCTCTCATTAGAGGAATCAAAATACTTGGACTTTGAGCTTGCCTAAGAAATGGATGCTGTAACAATTCAGCTGCTGTTGCTCTTTGAGCTGGATCACGAACAAGCATTCTTTCAAGGAATCCTTGAAGACGTGGACTAACCTACAATTATTGTGCATTTTgttaattacataataaacaataagTAAGATTTTATAAGAACATTCCTTACTTTatgagaattttttaattttggaGGTGGCATGTCTCTTATACGTCTCATAGCTTGTAAAGGAGGTTCATTAAAAAATGGTGGTTCGCCATCAACCATTTCAATGATCATTATCCCTAATGACCAAATATCTACTTCAGGCCCATATGGTAATCTATAAAACACGATATAAGAATTACAATTTTCTAATGtatgtagaaaaatataattattgatataacaGGTAATATACCTAGAAATAACTTCAGGACTCATCCAATATGGTGTTCCAACCAGAGATTTTCTCTTTGGTAATTCTTGAGAGACTTGAGCACAGAAACCAAAATCAGATAATTTCACTCTTCCATCTGCCGTAAGTAATATTGAATCAGACTTAATATCTCTATGAATAACTCCCTGTGAGTGTAGATATGCCAATGGCTTAAGACATTGAGAACACACTGTTGCAATTTGACTCTCATCCATGCGCGAGTGTGTTACAATATCCGTTAATGCACCACCCTCCAAATATTCCATCACAACCCAAAGCTCATCATCTACTAGGAAACTATCATACATCTCTACTATATTAGGATGATGATAATCCCTCATAATAACAACCTCATTAAAAAGCAATTCTCGCCTTTGTTGTTTTCttaaatccattttttttaCTGCAACTTGACGATTTGTACTTTTATCTGTTGCTATACATACAGTTCCTGTACTACCCTCTCCAATcttcaaaaaattttctaaattttctcGAGGATCTCCTCGACTTACCTACGATTTTTAAAgtgtatagaaaaattataaatttaaacataTGATCTATAGTTATGTTTACTTACCACCATTTGTAAAGCTGCCCGAAATTGCTCATGTGTTAGTCGCTGTTCAGCAGTCTGTTTGTTGGAACTATTTGAACTTGAGCCAACTGTTAAATTACCTGATGATAAtgcatttttcatattttgattttgatcTGGAGTTGAAGTGGTTCCAGCAACTGTGGAAGGAACATTTGGCTTTGATAAGTTATGCATTGACTGTGAGGTTTCCATTGGTTTCTTCAAATGAGGTTGCATCGTAGATGGATTTTCACACATATTATAATTTGGaggatatttattaatattatgagaGCTCAACTGACTTAATGGTCTTTGTGAGGCTATTGATCCAACTGGTGAAATTTTTGGTTgcaatttttgtaataacatATTTTGAGCAACTTGATCTCTTGTAGATACTTCATTGATTGGAATCTGCTGATATTTAATGTAaagtagaatttatttttaatcagatTATACCagttataatttacataatagaTCTTTACATTATGTGAAACATTATTTACCTGAAGATTGCCATTATATTGATTTGATGTCATCGTCATTTGAGAATTTAATCTATGGAATTCAGATTCTGGAACTTGTGGAGTAGTTGGATTTGATGTTGAGCTTTGTGAGTTAACAATTGGacttaaattttgaaaattaatagataaattagGAGCATTTTGTCCAGCATGAGTCAAATTTGGTGAAGACTGCATATTAGGGTTTAAGTTTTGAAGATTTGGAATCATATTTTGAATGTTAGGGTTTAATCCAGATGTAACACTTGGCGAATTTTGTCTCATTTTTTCAAGGTAACTATGTGGTTTTCCAAAATTTGTATATCCTTGCATTTGACTAGTATTTGAAGATACTTCTTGTCCTTCAGGAACAGATGGTGGAAGATTAGTATTATGcctgtaaaataaaacaatattttaaaaataataaaaaacattaattaaatataaaacatatatgaTTACCTGTAATCTCTCCTAAGTCGTGGTGGACTTGAAGAACGAAGTGAATTTGATCTGGCAACTGTACTAGTTTTGGGTAATCCATTTTCTGtagttttatcatttatcaataCTTTTACTCTGGGATCATTATGTCCTCGTACTATAGTCTTTAAATCAAGAATTTCTGTAGGTGTAATTTCACTTGGATCTACTAATGGTAATGGTCGATTGGTTGATTTAAGGATCTGATTATTTCCTACTATTGAAGCCCATTGTAGTGGTAATCCAACAAACTTGCCCTCTCGTTTATCAAATCCTGTATGGACTCTATGTTCAAAGTTTGTTGGTGTAGATATTTgtggtttcttctttttcttagcaAACATTGTTAGCCCCTGtcttttcaaaaatatgttaaattaatCCAAGGTTTATTGTAATGTTTCATtatgagaataaatataaaaaaaattaaaaattaattttagatATTAGAATAAAGTACAGAACATGTTAagaacattattataaaacttgTCAGATACTAtgttttatagaaaatgaCATTTCtgatttattcatttgtatgtaaataaatgtttattaaagtCTCAAAAATCACAAATATTGCAATAACTTtcgaaagtataataaaatgtatacagTATGTAACGTAAAATActattaatcataaatatataacgattatCGGGAGAAGCCAAATGACAGTAAAGCCTACCGATTCGTGATGCAGTAACTTCGACGGGGCTTCTTCAATACTTCGAATGCACTTTTACAATATAACACTTTTTACTGTAGTTGGAATGTATTAAGGAAAACTATGTTAATTGTATGTACAGTTTCTCGACTCCACCTGATGTTCACTTTTATACTATACTCTTATACTACCAATACTAACGTACATAACACTACTTTTAGTGTGTAAGCAGAACAACTGAAACTCAGCTACTTCATTCGAGATGGCGCTTCGTAATCCGACAGTGCGCGCACCTGCTATGAACATGATAAGTGTACGATGCATGAatgtatatttgtacatatatacatcatatCTTAGTattacacatgtatatataaaaacaaactatatttattaatatgtgtatgcttaaaattatgtattaaataatcttattatatataagtcaCGAAGTGtcagtaaaattaattatttttcatttacattttaaaaataattaaaaaaaaattgaaaacaagattttatgtttaataattagGTACGacttatttttatgaaaaattattgaaaacaatcttatttcctttcaaGTAAAATACTACGTATTATTAATAGGTTATACGATAAAAGTTAACTGTCATAATAAAAAGTGAAttgaatatttgataaaaattaatagaacctttattacttaatacttcataataattcaaatataataataatggatgtATTAAAACCAGAGCTAATATGGGTGGATGGAAGGTGTTACAGATTTTTTGAAAGTGAAGCttggataaataaaaacaatatggATTCATATGTAGAGGAAGATTATCAGGCAGATTATACAGATGAAGAATCTTCTGATGCTAATATTGAAATAGTACCACATGGAGAAGCAAAATTAAAGCATTCATTCCATGTTGCAAAGTAAGCATCatacttataaatttatcaacaatatcaaaaaagtatgaaaatataaacattaataaaatatattacaaaataagttataataattttatatattaggccattttttccatttattattgGTTCCAAAAATGCAGTACGTAAGAGAATAGAAATTGAAACCAAAACAAGCATACAACTTCCCAAACCAGAACAAGATGGAGACATAGGTAACTTTATTgtaattaagaattaatttaacttttaGTATTATCAAAAGtgatcatttaataaaaatgattatttaaatttataatatatttacattttccaatttatagttataattgGATCAGATCGTAGAGGCATATTATCAGCTCGACAtcgaattgatttaattatagaaGTATCTAGGAAAAAATTAAGCTACACACATTTCTTGTCTATACCATTAAATGTAGATgagattattaaaaacttcAATTCATTTAAAAGTGATGTAATTCAAAAATTTGGAGGAGTTGTTACAGGCATAGATGAAATTCTTTTCCAAAAACCAAGTAAATTACATCTTACCATAGGAATGCTTACTTTattagatgaagaagaaagaaagcaagcaGTACAAATATTTATGGATTGCAAACAACATATTATtgagtataattataattttatttatagaatagaatattttaattgtagccaatttaatttataaatagacATAAGTAgagaaatctttcttttccagcCCTTTCATTAAGAAACATGGTTTATTTACTATAGTAATAAAAGGTGTTCAATCTATGAATGATAATCCAGATGCCGTTAAAATTCTTTATGGAACAGTATTTACAGAAAATGATGTATTGCAAGAATTGTCTAATCAAATAGTAGATTATTTTGCAGAAAAGGGTAAGTGAATTAATATTGCATATagtgtatttttatatgtgtaaTACATTGATAcaagaattagaaaatattattttacagacTTAATGCCAAACAGAACAAACGATGTTAAATTACACACTACTTTCATGAATATAGcctatagaaagaaagataacgaAGTAACAATaacagataaaaatattaacaaaaaatttgatGCTACacaaattttaaatgtaaGAGCATATATCTATTTGACGTGTATTTTATGATTTCGAAAGTTatgaagaataatatttttattataggaaTATAAAGATACATTATTTGGTAAAacagatttaaaagaaattcactTGTCCCAACTTAAAACTGCTActgaaacaaattattatcaagCAACAGCTAAAATTACATTGGGTGAGGaacaatcataataaaaaagtaaatttaaagtttattttttcgtaCATTGATTTGCATAACACATGTAAATGTTTTCTATCATAATTTGTACCaataactaaataatatttcagcgaaagtatatatatatatgtatttatttattcatataatccAAAATTTACATAAAGCCACCAATccatacaaaaaattatataatgtaggATATAACCATCACATGTGTTAGACTATgtaatcattaaattaaaaaatataaaactgtgtgtatatatatatatatgtgtttgtatatatatatatatatatatatatatatatatatacacacatgtatataactAATTGGTTAAGATTAGTCAAGATGCTTTAAATCTTCGTTGGCAATCATCAATTCGAAATGCACCAATCAGATAatgattatcatttaaaaCGTTTCCCAATTGGCGCGTTTCAAATCGATTCGTGACAAATTCAAGTGTTTTGCGTAGACAATATTGCAGCGGCGACGCTACTGTCGTGACATGCGCCTTGCTATActtttatgataaaatcatcgtcgtcatcgtcaaaTGCGCGACGCTCGACATAAGAAGATACTTATCATTGTGTAAATCTAATAGTACGTATCTTTTTGAAGTGAAATCTAGTTTACAAATGTTGTTGACAAAGATTCTATACTATTCTATACGATTAAGTTGTACCACATAACAGATGTTTTAATCCAGGTACTTTCATACATTGGTTTATATTGATGTCATTGTACGAAGATAAAATATCAACGTTCTATTATAGTTTATCCGGTTTGACGAACGTACGTACCATGTTTAAGTTAAAAAGTTTGTGGATAGGTTACTGTGATATACGCTTCTATATATCGCATAAATTGTAGtagaatcattgaaaaaattacatGCGTCTGCGGTAAATTATTACACGATGGAGAATCACTCGCAGGAAAGTCATGTAGTAGAGACAGACGGAGAAGGTatgtcaaatataataatataaatctgatcatttattatgtacatatttttcttatgataTTAAATCGCAATAATCTAAATGAAGTAAGTCTTACCTACGAAACCTTTGATTGTATAAGTTTAAAGTGAAAAGCATtaaccttttctcttttttttttgttatattctatatattttctttataaaaattttatttgctaTAATTCAGAGACtctagaaaaaaagatcagtTGTTTGGAAACAGAAAATACTAAAATGAGAGAAGAGTTTAATATGCAAAGAGCAAAGATGAAAGAATTGTTTCTTCAAAAAGAAGGTatgttaagaaataattttcaagaacaatagatattattaagttaaaaatatttagaattttaacTTAAATATACTAACTCGGATATATTTGTAGAAGAATTAAAGAGAAGATTAGAAGATAACATAAGCTTGCAAGATGaaaatttagaattaaaaaatgaattggaTGAAGCAAAAAGCCAATTAGTAGTTGcagatttaaaaatacaaaatgatattttgaTTGAAAGGCAGAAAGCACAAGAAGAAATAGCATCATTGCAACAAGTTATTCATGAAACTGTTGAAGAATCATCCTGTGTGCGTAAACGACAGGATAcagaaatatcaaaattaaaattatcgctTGTAAAGCtacaagaagaaaatgtaatgTTAAAGTCACAATTACCGCGCGAGCCACAATTAGATGGACCCCAAATATCATTGTCAACTGTTACTAAAACATTAGCTCGTAAGGTTGCATCGCAACTAGGAGCAGATGCTTTATCCTTGGGCCCGGATAATCTTGAGGAAAATATGCGCAAGGTAAATCCGTAAGTAAGCgcattcgaaaaatttttatctcattttctaCTACAGTATAGTATAGGAACTCTATT
This Vespa velutina chromosome 10, iVesVel2.1, whole genome shotgun sequence DNA region includes the following protein-coding sequences:
- the LOC124952069 gene encoding serine/threonine-protein kinase PAK mbt isoform X1, which codes for MFAKKKKKPQISTPTNFEHRVHTGFDKREGKFVGLPLQWASIVGNNQILKSTNRPLPLVDPSEITPTEILDLKTIVRGHNDPRVKVLINDKTTENGLPKTSTVARSNSLRSSSPPRLRRDYRHNTNLPPSVPEGQEVSSNTSQMQGYTNFGKPHSYLEKMRQNSPSVTSGLNPNIQNMIPNLQNLNPNMQSSPNLTHAGQNAPNLSINFQNLSPIVNSQSSTSNPTTPQVPESEFHRLNSQMTMTSNQYNGNLQQIPINEVSTRDQVAQNMLLQKLQPKISPVGSIASQRPLSQLSSHNINKYPPNYNMCENPSTMQPHLKKPMETSQSMHNLSKPNVPSTVAGTTSTPDQNQNMKNALSSGNLTVGSSSNSSNKQTAEQRLTHEQFRAALQMVVSRGDPRENLENFLKIGEGSTGTVCIATDKSTNRQVAVKKMDLRKQQRRELLFNEVVIMRDYHHPNIVEMYDSFLVDDELWVVMEYLEGGALTDIVTHSRMDESQIATVCSQCLKPLAYLHSQGVIHRDIKSDSILLTADGRVKLSDFGFCAQVSQELPKRKSLVGTPYWMSPEVISRLPYGPEVDIWSLGIMIIEMVDGEPPFFNEPPLQAMRRIRDMPPPKLKNSHKVSPRLQGFLERMLVRDPAQRATAAELLQHPFLRQAQSPSILIPLMRGARHTNC
- the LOC124952069 gene encoding serine/threonine-protein kinase PAK mbt isoform X2 codes for the protein MFAKKKKKPQISTPTNFEHRVHTGFDKREGKFVGLPLQWASIVGNNQILKSTNRPLPLVDPSEITPTEILDLKTIVRGHNDPRVKVLINDKTTENGLPKTSTVARSNSLRSSSPPRLRRDYRHNTNLPPSVPEGQEVSSNTSQMQGYTNFGKPHSYLEKMRQNSPSVTSGLNPNIQNMIPNLQNLNPNMQSSPNLTHAGQNAPNLSINFQNLSPIVNSQSSTSNPTTPQVPESEFHRLNSQMTMTSNQYNGNLQIPINEVSTRDQVAQNMLLQKLQPKISPVGSIASQRPLSQLSSHNINKYPPNYNMCENPSTMQPHLKKPMETSQSMHNLSKPNVPSTVAGTTSTPDQNQNMKNALSSGNLTVGSSSNSSNKQTAEQRLTHEQFRAALQMVVSRGDPRENLENFLKIGEGSTGTVCIATDKSTNRQVAVKKMDLRKQQRRELLFNEVVIMRDYHHPNIVEMYDSFLVDDELWVVMEYLEGGALTDIVTHSRMDESQIATVCSQCLKPLAYLHSQGVIHRDIKSDSILLTADGRVKLSDFGFCAQVSQELPKRKSLVGTPYWMSPEVISRLPYGPEVDIWSLGIMIIEMVDGEPPFFNEPPLQAMRRIRDMPPPKLKNSHKVSPRLQGFLERMLVRDPAQRATAAELLQHPFLRQAQSPSILIPLMRGARHTNC
- the LOC124952071 gene encoding activating signal cointegrator 1 complex subunit 1 isoform X1; the encoded protein is MDVLKPELIWVDGRCYRFFESEAWINKNNMDSYVEEDYQADYTDEESSDANIEIVPHGEAKLKHSFHVAKPFFPFIIGSKNAVRKRIEIETKTSIQLPKPEQDGDIVIIGSDRRGILSARHRIDLIIEVSRKKLSYTHFLSIPLNVDEIIKNFNSFKSDVIQKFGGVVTGIDEILFQKPSKLHLTIGMLTLLDEEERKQAVQIFMDCKQHIIDPFIKKHGLFTIVIKGVQSMNDNPDAVKILYGTVFTENDVLQELSNQIVDYFAEKDLMPNRTNDVKLHTTFMNIAYRKKDNEVTITDKNINKKFDATQILNEYKDTLFGKTDLKEIHLSQLKTATETNYYQATAKITLGEEQS
- the LOC124952071 gene encoding activating signal cointegrator 1 complex subunit 1 isoform X2 encodes the protein MDSYVEEDYQADYTDEESSDANIEIVPHGEAKLKHSFHVAKPFFPFIIGSKNAVRKRIEIETKTSIQLPKPEQDGDIVIIGSDRRGILSARHRIDLIIEVSRKKLSYTHFLSIPLNVDEIIKNFNSFKSDVIQKFGGVVTGIDEILFQKPSKLHLTIGMLTLLDEEERKQAVQIFMDCKQHIIDPFIKKHGLFTIVIKGVQSMNDNPDAVKILYGTVFTENDVLQELSNQIVDYFAEKDLMPNRTNDVKLHTTFMNIAYRKKDNEVTITDKNINKKFDATQILNEYKDTLFGKTDLKEIHLSQLKTATETNYYQATAKITLGEEQS
- the LOC124952071 gene encoding activating signal cointegrator 1 complex subunit 1 isoform X3, which produces MLQIIIILYIRPFFPFIIGSKNAVRKRIEIETKTSIQLPKPEQDGDIVIIGSDRRGILSARHRIDLIIEVSRKKLSYTHFLSIPLNVDEIIKNFNSFKSDVIQKFGGVVTGIDEILFQKPSKLHLTIGMLTLLDEEERKQAVQIFMDCKQHIIDPFIKKHGLFTIVIKGVQSMNDNPDAVKILYGTVFTENDVLQELSNQIVDYFAEKDLMPNRTNDVKLHTTFMNIAYRKKDNEVTITDKNINKKFDATQILNEYKDTLFGKTDLKEIHLSQLKTATETNYYQATAKITLGEEQS